One region of Terricaulis silvestris genomic DNA includes:
- a CDS encoding GAF domain-containing protein: MAEPARAALPADKAERYATLRAEIAAVIAGEPNITARYATASSLLAQAFPDRFFWTGFYVVDPQKDRELVVGPYQGTLGCLRIPFGEGVCGAAAAQRETIIVPDVHAFPGHIACDSRSNSEIVVPVFDKAGALAAVLDVDSTQFNAFDGLDQAGLEAICADLLTLP; this comes from the coding sequence ATGGCGGAACCCGCCCGCGCAGCACTCCCGGCCGACAAAGCCGAGCGCTACGCCACGCTCCGCGCTGAGATCGCCGCCGTCATCGCCGGCGAGCCAAACATCACTGCGCGCTATGCCACCGCCTCATCGCTGTTGGCGCAAGCCTTTCCCGATCGCTTCTTCTGGACCGGCTTCTACGTCGTTGATCCACAGAAAGATCGCGAACTCGTCGTTGGCCCATATCAGGGGACGCTGGGCTGCCTGCGCATCCCGTTCGGCGAAGGCGTCTGTGGCGCCGCCGCCGCGCAGCGCGAAACCATCATCGTGCCTGACGTGCACGCCTTCCCAGGCCACATCGCCTGCGATAGCCGCTCAAACTCTGAGATCGTCGTCCCGGTGTTCGACAAAGCCGGCGCACTCGCCGCCGTACTCGACGTCGACTCCACACAATTCAACGCCTTCGACGGCCTGGACCAAGCCGGCCTCGAAGCCATCTGCGCCGATCTGCTGACGCTACCCTGA